The following coding sequences are from one Schizosaccharomyces osmophilus chromosome 1, complete sequence window:
- the bst1 gene encoding GPI inositol deacylase Bst1, translating to MKDDTDRPMNTYEMNPEDFQKYLYKREESYMNAEKEGAYFKRPPSSSSSSGQSTPKPLEKDIPVPIGNIVARILRGVSLYVALASIVLMCLITHSFISRPQDKSCQTATVWPSYAKFLDFDSRYTRFADRYTLYLYREKSVYGSDKPTGVPVLFVPGNAGSYKQVRAFAAQAALVYAEVAAEDPEGTLDSGKRELDFFAVDFNEDFSAFHGQTLLNQAEYVNDAITYILSLYQTTRKTSDYPKDESLPLPTSVIILGHSMGGIVGQAVFSLKNYVEGSINTLITLAAPHAMAPLPFDRQIVEFYEAIKSYWLNSFLLPAEENSLRDTLLVSIAGGGLDTNIVPEYSAVTAFAPPSNALSVFTSGIPYVWAEIDHQAMAWCENFRRVLIRGLFAIVDARRPTGTVSLAERKRLLSHTYIQGSSLDNDMNQLSGSPSTYEKLECANTVVYDKKPGTAFMLDEFGTSKTKQHVYPVPTLPDEFEYFELLTSYPIDTADSQVKVLACHLDPKTGTSLPELNRSESGEPLPVVCELLRDAITLIPASTIDTDIPYSGKVFYNYKLPKERLQDYHLILITDDLKEPNDYFLVGEFGNKSSDPIQIDKSQSQLFKHGVNFSFNTSNLLSNKFQISGMQSSLLAYKIKLSYELHDGKEVQTTFTPMLKQTLESPFETKFYVNLTEAEISLHGISPFMEYFGKESEKSLVMEFIANPLVYKKFHVSLLPDLYGSAGRLLMRYRTLLGSFPVVVVAFAAYCQFRYFHYGSTFLNMNTALEIIVRRGLVKLLVFVSVLSTITSYLTSRVSTALPDGADPDSSWRVSAAMVLNSFWKQNHLLFGLQSPQFWILAPILTFMFVGLVVAAVFMFSIIIHVLSYFYGFCFKLRKSSMKGLMQSFFMCIKLTYVCIKKRNTSVWKNAAFNKYDASETALNAIYANPSLAYCYGRKDFQTRLISNIILLFIVMTVVPFQIAYVILLATQSMTTAKSLFLARGCAISSHRQQKLWSFFNFSLTITFLMLLLAPIDFPVLLVWARNISTHWYIPFPTHHNFFSIIPFMIMTEILRKGKLLPRLTDAEFYSNNLLLFLLAFYSLIYGAEKPYLIHNVVGAYFFWLIFLYAKNQFVKQPKRP from the coding sequence ATGAAGGATGATACGGATCGGCCTATGAATACGTATGAAATGAATCCAGAAGACTTTCAGAAGTACCTATATAAACGAGAAGAATCGTATATGAATGCTGAAAAGGAAGGTGCTTATTTCAAACGGCCTCCTTCCTCTTCATCGTCTTCAGGACAGAGCACACCTAAGCCTCTTGAGAAAGATATCCCAGTTCCAATTGGAAACATTGTTGCTCGGATATTACGGGGAGTATCTCTTTATGTAGCATTAGCTTCGATTGTGCTTATGTGTTTGATCACACACTCGTTCATTAGTCGCCCTCAAGACAAGAGCTGCCAAACTGCTACAGTATGGCCTTCTTATGCAAAGTTTTTAGATTTTGACAGCCGTTATACTCGTTTCGCAGACAGGTATACTCTTTATCTTTACCGTGAAAAAAGCGTTTATGGAAGCGACAAACCGACTGGTGTCCCCGTTCTTTTCGTTCCGGGAAATGCTGGAAGTTACAAGCAGGTTCGTGCTTTTGCCGCTCAAGCAGCACTTGTTTATGCTGAGGTGGCCGCGGAAGATCCCGAAGGCACCCTAGATTCTGGAAAACGAGagcttgatttttttgctgtCGATTTTAATGAAGACTTCTCAGCATTTCATGGGCAAACTCTTTTGAACCAAGCAGAGTACGTGAATGATGCTATAACTTATATCCTTTCCTTATACCAAActacaagaaaaacttcCGATTATCCAAAAGACGAATCCTTACCCCTCCCTACTTCTGTAATTATTTTGGGTCATTCCATGGGAGGTATCGTTGGTCAGGCTGTATTTTCTCTCAAAAATTATGTTGAAGGTTCGATAAATACCTTGATTACGTTAGCAGCACCTCATGCTATGGCTCCTCTTCCCTTCGATCGCCAAATTGTTGAGTTTTATGAGGCCATCAAATCATATTGgttaaattcatttttacttCCTGCTGAGGAAAATTCCTTACGCGACACTCTTTTGGTTTCCATTGCTGGAGGAGGTTTAGATACAAATATTGTTCCTGAATATTCAGCAGTTACTGCATTCGCTCCTCCGTCGAATGCCCTTAGTGTTTTTACATCTGGTATTCCATACGTTTGGGCTGAAATTGATCATCAGGCTATGGCTTGGTGTGAAAATTTCCGAAGGGTCTTAATTCGCGGTTTGTTTGCAATTGTTGATGCTAGACGGCCGACGGGTACAGTATCACTCgctgaaagaaaaaggttaTTGTCACATACTTACATTCAAGGCTCTTCTCTGGACAATGATATGAATCAACTGTCTGGTTCCCCTAGTACTTATGAAAAACTTGAATGCGCTAATACTGTAGTGTATGATAAGAAGCCCGGTACAGCATTTATGTTGGATGAATTTGGGACAAGTAAAACAAAGCAGCATGTTTATCCTGTCCCAACTCTTCCCGATGAGTTCGAATACTTTGAGCTTTTAACTAGTTATCCCATAGATACCGCGGATTCTCAAGTTAAAGTCCTGGCTTGCCACCTTGATCCCAAAACTGGCACATCGTTACCGGAATTGAACAGGTCAGAATCTGGAGAACCATTACCCGTTGTTTGCGAATTGTTAAGAGATGCGATTACGCTTATACCTGCTTCGACGATTGATACTGACATCCCCTATAGCGGTAAGGTGTTTTATAACTATAAATTGCCAAAGGAGCGACTTCAAGATTATCACCTAATTTTGATTACGGATGATTTGAAGGAGCCAAATGATTACTTTTTAGTTGGTGAATTTGGCAATAAATCCTCGGACCCCATACAGATTGATAAGTCTCAAAGCCAACTTTTTAAGCATGGAGTCAACTTTTCGTTTAATACGTCTAACTTGTTGTCTAATAAATTTCAGATTTCGGGAATGCAAAGCTCCCTCTTAGCTTACAAAATTAAGCTTAGCTACGAACTTCATGATGGCAAAGAGGTACAGACGACTTTTACGCCCATGTTGAAGCAAACCTTAGAATCCCCTTTTGAAACTAAATTTTACGTAAATTTAACCGAAGCAGAAATTTCGTTACATGGAATTTCTCCATTCATGGAATACTTTGGCAAGGAATCTGAAAAATCGCTTGTTATGGAATTCATCGCAAATCCtcttgtttacaaaaagtttcaTGTATCTTTACTTCCTGACTTATATGGTAGTGCAGGACGTTTATTGATGCGCTACCGCACTTTGCTGGGCTCATTTCCGGTTGTCGTTGTAGCTTTTGCTGCATACTGCCAGTTCCGCTATTTCCATTACGGCTCGACATTCCTAAACATGAATACAGCACTTGAGATCATTGTTCGTAGAGGTTTGGTAAAGTTGCTCGTTTTCGTTTCCGTCCTCTCTACAATCACTTCATATTTAACGAGTCGTGTATCTACAGCTTTACCAGACGGTGCTGATCCAGATAGTTCATGGCGCGTTTCCGCCGCGATGGTGCTGAACTCATTCTGGAAGCAAAATCACTTGTTGTTTGGTTTACAATCACCTCagttttggattttggCTCCAATTTTAACTTTTATGTTCGTTGGACTAGTCGTTGCCGCTGTATTCATGTTTTCGATTATTATCCATGTACTCTCATATTTCTACggcttttgttttaaactTCGAAAATCTTCCATGAAAGGGTTAATGcaatccttttttatgtGTATCAAGCTAACGTATGTCTGTATAAAGAAGAGAAACACTTCTGTGTGGAAAAACGCCGCTTTCAATAAATATGATGCTTCGGAGACAGCTTTGAATGCTATATACGCTAATCCATCTCTGGCATATTGTTAcggaagaaaagattttcAGACACGGCTCATTTCGAATATTATTCTACTATTTATAGTTATGACCGTAGTGCCTTTCCAGATAGCATATGTTATTTTGCTTGCTACGCAGTCTATGACTACTGCCAAAAGTTTATTCTTGGCTAGGGGGTGTGCAATATCGAGTCACCGTCAGCAAAAGCTATGGagcttcttcaacttttcgCTGACGattacttttttgatgTTGCTTCTGGCTCCTATAGATTTTCCTGTGCTTTTAGTTTGGGCACGAAATATCTCCACGCATTGGTATATTCCGTTTCCTACACATCATAACTTTTTCTCTATCATACCTTTTATGATAATGACAGAAATTCTTCGAAAAGGTAAACTACTTCCTCGCTTGACCGATGCAGAGTTTTACTCAAATAATCTTCTCCTCTTCCTTTTAGCATTTTATTCACTAATTTATGGTGCTGAAAAGCCATACTTAATTCATAACGTGGTGGGAGCATATTTCTTCTGGCTGATTTTCTTATATGCCAAAAACCAGTTTGTCAAACAACCAAAAAGACCCTGA
- a CDS encoding mitochondrial endonuclease family: MNAGKLNIRVFNQVTRLSNVQLGCRLLHSNHSSLQSYLKYLEWKNCSFKTTLVQGTLFEYLVKHILEKHGFTLKRCGGKDDRGIDLLGKFPSGSSIEAKVAVSCKSNKAAIGPKYVRELEGSLSWCPLNTLGILACLSNFTSASLKAIQVSERPLAVCRIYIDHHSSYMFQFAWNSAASIMFNDMSVRQLYNSNTLIDTSEETSLIPYKFISKVLCDSASNEDRPIPIGLFYKSKQISQLV; encoded by the coding sequence ATGAACGCCGGAAAACTTAATATTCGAGTGTTTAATCAAGTTACAAGGCTTTCAAACGTGCAATTAGGATGTCGGCTGCTTCATTCAAATCATAGCTCTCTACAGTCATATTTAAAGTATCTCGAGTGGAAAAATTGCTCGTTCAAGACAACATTAGTCCAAGGAACTTTATTTGAATATCTTGTGAAACATATACTAGAAAAGCACGGTTTCACTTTAAAACGATGCGGAGGTAAAGATGATAGAGGAATCGATCTTTTAGGTAAATTCCCTTCGGGTAGCAGCATAGAAGCTAAAGTGGCCGTTTCATGTAAATCAAATAAAGCTGCCATTGGCCCAAAATATGTGCGAGAATTGGAGGGTTCCCTTTCCTGGTGTCCCTTGAATACATTAGGGATTTTGGCTTGCTTAAGCAATTTTACTTCAGCTTCCTTGAAAGCCATTCAAGTCAGTGAACGTCCTCTGGCCGTTTGTCGAATATATATTGATCATCACAGCAGCTATATGTTTCAATTTGCATGGAACTCGGCTGCCTCCATTATGTTTAATGACATGTCAGTTCGTCAATTGTATAATTCCAATACTCTCATTGACACATCAGAGGAAACTTCTTTGATCCCTTACAAGTTTATATCTAAAGTACTTTGTGATTCAGCTTCGAATGAAGATCGTCCAATACCAATTGGccttttttacaaaagcaaacagATATCCCAACTTGTTTAA
- the gda1 gene encoding Golgi nucleoside-diphosphatase Gda1 — MPFSFKLSNRRRLVFVCLSLFLVFYFVWHGYSLDTSSGIRESPSVLGQETKSSITSEELNTPTSTLPSQTDQPELIPSTIISSGTATTSSEIAVPSAVSLATNQAQGCSDSFDGKKPITQYVIMIDAGSTGSRVHVYQFNNCNPTPKLEEEYFLMTEPGLSSFAGNPDGAAASLDPLLKFALEHVPEKHKNCSPIAVKATAGLRLTGELEAQTILNAVKTHLEKYPFPLAGEDSVSILDGAMEGVYAWVTINYLLGSLNVDSSESTVAVMDLGGASTQLVFEPRFYDSQQKLSEGDHKYVLEYNNKAYELYQFSHLGYGLREARKSIHKIVVNTADILRESLNADDVSYEITHPCLHLNASMQHSSTKEDGVSSNFVFNGPSLAHASLQCRALAEKILYKEKDCQLAPCSFNGVHQPKFTETFNDAPIYLISYFYDRMVDLGMPSTFTIEDMKFLADRVCSGPGSWVDFLFLTNSLRALELEPEWCLDLNYMIALLSVGYEIPNNRQLHTAKKINGKELGWCLGASLSLLSESDGEFKCTITEEES; from the coding sequence ATGCCTTTCAGTTTTAAATTAAGCAACCGTAGGcgtttggtttttgtttgtctttctcttttcctagttttttactttgtttggCATGGATATTCTCTGGACACTTCAAGTGGTATTCGAGAGAGCCCCTCTGTGCTTGGtcaagaaacgaaaagctCAATCACTAGTGAAGAATTGAACACTCCTACATCGACTCTTCCTTCACAGACGGATCAACCTGAACTCATTCCTTCTACTATTATCTCTTCTGGTACCGCAACTACATCAAGCGAAATTGCAGTACCAAGCGCTGTGTCATTGGCAACCAACCAGGCCCAAGGATGTAGTGACTCCTTTGATGGGAAAAAGCCCATCACCCAGTATGTCATTATGATCGATGCTGGTTCCACTGGCTCTAGAGTACACGTTTATCAATTTAACAACTGTAATCCTACACCGAAATTAGAGGAGGAATACTTTTTGATGACAGAACCTGGATTGTCTTCCTTTGCTGGCAATCCTGATGGAGCTGCTGCTTCTTTAGATCCCCTTTTGAAGTTTGCATTGGAACATGTTCCCGAAAAACATAAGAATTGCTCGCCGATTGCTGTTAAAGCAACTGCTGGTCTTCGCCTTACCGGTGAGCTCGAAGCGCAAACCATTTTGAATGCGGTAAAGACGCATCTTGAGAAAtatccttttcctttggcTGGGGAAGATAGCGTTTCCATTTTAGATGGAGCCATGGAAGGTGTTTACGCTTGGGTTACGATCAATTATCTTTTGGGATCGTTAAATGTTGATTCTTCCGAATCGACCGTTGCTGTAATGGATCTTGGAGGGGCGTCTACTCAACTTGTCTTCGAGCCTCGTTTCTATGATTCTCAGCAAAAATTATCTGAAGGTGATCATAAGTACGTTTTGGAGTACAACAACAAGGCGTATGAGCTTTACCAATTTTCTCATCTTGGATACGGACTAAGGGAAGCCCGAAAGTCGATCCATAAGATTGTAGTCAACACGGCAGATATTTTAAGAGAATCACTAAATGCTGACGATGTATCTTACGAGATCACTCATCCATGCCTCCATTTAAATGCTTCCATGCAGCATTCTTCAACAAAGGAGGATGGAGTGTCTTCTAACTTTGTATTTAATGGTCCTTCTTTAGCCCATGCTTCTTTGCAATGCCGCGCGTTAGCcgaaaaaattttatacaaagaaaaagattgcCAATTGGCACCCTGTTCGTTCAACGGCGTTCATCAGCCAAAGTTCACGGAAACATTTAATGATGCTCCAATTTATTTGATTAGTTATTTCTATGATAGGATGGTCGATTTGGGCATGCCTAGTACGTTTACTATTGAGGATATGAAGTTTTTAGCGGATCGTGTTTGCAGTGGTCCTGGTTCTTGGGTCgactttttatttctcaCTAACTCCCTTCGTGCTTTAGAACTGGAACCGGAGTGGTGTTTGGACCTTAACTATATGATAGCTCTTTTATCCGTAGGATATGAGATTCCCAACAACCGTCAGCTCCATACGGCCAAGAAGATTAATGGTAAAGAACTTGGTTGGTGTTTAGGTGCTAGTCTCTCTCTTTTATCAGAATCTGATGGTGAGTTCAAATGCACAATAACAGAAGAAGAGTCGTAA
- the glo2 gene encoding glyoxalase II, translating to MSFQVTPIWMWKGSGNNYAYLLTCEKTRASAIVDPAEPTAVLPVLQKKADSKEIDLQYVLTTHHHSDHAGGNGAVSSIFPSAKVFGGKYAQAVTYTPKNKETFKVGEVEVQALHTPCHTQDSICYYVSTPSKRGVFTGDTLFTAGCGRFFEGDASEMHHALNTVLASLPDDTITYPGHEYTKSNAKFASSVLSNPELTKLVDYCSKNESTTGKFTLGEEKQFNPFMHLDAPDVQKAVKSTNPISIMNTLRTMKNKS from the exons ATGTCTTTTCAAGTTACTCCTATTTGGATGTGGAAGGGTTCAGGCAATAACTATGCTTACCTTCTAACCTGCGAGAAGACCCGCGCCAGTGCCATTGTTGATCCTGCTGAACCAACTGC TGTTTTACCtgttttgcaaaaaaaggCTGACTCGAAAGAGATCGACCTTCAATATGTTTTAACCACTCACCATCACTCTGATCATGCCGGCGGAAACGGTGCTGTTTCATCGATTTTTCCTTCTGCTAAAGTTTTCGGCGGTAAATATGCACAGGCTGTAACTTACACTCCCAAGAATAAGGAAACATTCAAGGTTGGTGAAGTTGAGGTGCAAGCTCTTCATACACCCTGTCATACTCAAGATAGTATTTGTTATTACGTATCTACACCTTCCAAGCGTGGTGTCTTTACAGGAGACACTTTGTTTACCGCTGGTTGCGGTCGCTTTTTTGAAGGTGACGCTAGTGAAATGCATCACGCATTAAACACTGTTTTGGCGTCTCTTCCTGATGACACTATCACTTATCCTGGTCATGAATATACCAAATCGAATGCCAAGTTTGCATCCTCTGTGCTTTCAAACCCCGAACTTACCAAGCTTGTTGATTATTGTTCCAAGAACGAATCCACTACTGGTAAGTTTACCCTTGGGgaggaaaagcaattcaaCCCTTTCATGCACTTGGATGCTCCTGACGTCCAAAAGGCTGTCAAGTCCACTAATCCTATTTCTATCATGAACACCTTAAGAACCATGAAGAACAAATCTTAG
- the tim14 gene encoding TIM23 translocase complex subunit Tim14, producing MASAILLGIGIAASAAVGKIGIDAFRKYRNINGSVKNFVKGGFESKMSRAEAIQILSLTSRGLTRQKVKSAHRRLMLANHPDRGGSAYVASKVNEAKGLLDADRSIRGFSSWAVPPARSAQKIPSVSEAVEWMQQHSLHSPRH from the exons atg GCATCTGCAATTCTTTTGGGAATCGGGATTGCTGCTTCTGCCGCAGTG GGTAAAATTGGCATCGACGCGTTTCGAAAGTACCGTAACATAAATGGTTCAGTGAAAAACTTCGTCAAAGGAGGGTTTGAATCAAAAATGTCACGGGCAGAAGCTATTCAAATTCTATCTCTTACTAGTCGTGGTTTAACTCgccaaaaagtaaaatcgGCTCATCGCCGTTTGATGCTGGCAAATCATCCGGATCGTGGTGGCAGTGCCTATGTAGCCAGCAAAGTTAATGAAGCAAAAGGTTTATTAGATGCAGATCGTTCTATTCGGGGCTTTAGCTCTTGGGCTGTTCCTCCTGCTAGATCCGCACAAAAGATTCCAAGTGTTTCGGAGGCAGTTGAGTGGATGCAACAACATTCCTTACATTCTCCAAGGCAttaa
- the vps16 gene encoding HOPS/CORVET complex subunit Vps16 produces the protein MESLLKYPAYEWELLQNTHYQRINLGNTVWDSIDPVAFLTAVAPCGGAIALTRSESNIHKNFKFEEIPLYSICIFNLTGRHLQTLTWDKVSIAGMGWNDNEELIVLSKQGQVRMYNLLGEFHQYSIGKGIEKIGVKECRFSSGAVFVRLQDDSFISLSGLDEPRRKNFANIPIELMDSEKISSWNLIPNQFSLDLGYDVLVSIGNQILQIDEQDVQVHKIPSSELIHQFSVSPNSRYIALYEEKGKIRVISSDFTKILLDFQLPYTISEAVLKQMTWCSNDAVVLVHDNLLTLVGPFGGSVPFLYNHTPIVFSEIDGVRVLNKEKCEFLQRVPSSLEKVFEMQSRSPATRLVEASQKMKSKSVLAEKLLLEMKNDMHAAVDTCTQAALHEFSIEWQKELLEAASLGKNTLTAFNHQEFVDICKEIRVLNSVRSPNIGIYITHDQLEYLGFERLIRRISRRKQYGIASQAAQYLSLPCDWVYIEWAQTYLKQSNEPEDVVLNNIVDRLSKRKFISYEKIARTAYEEGRIMLSTKLLDFEPLANHQVMLLLNMESYEQAMSRVIETSDYELILYVILQIKQQMSIASFFQLLNTHPNAANVYVEFAKQNDRRTLHDFFYQDDDRKGLAMLAIEDTLTVSTSKERIASLQTARKVCNDSKEFSLESKLLDEQVKLLQLEEGYESQLASNFVGLTINELIVKLVELNQNQKASKIRSEFAVPEKRFTWLKLRALVAIRDWLQIEQWAASLRRSPIGFEPFVNEILSAGNKREAAKYISRCTQISTQEKVDLWIQVGDVKGASEEAAKAKSGNLLGELLERVQNMPESRLVQNALGQLRR, from the exons ATGGAGAGTCTCTTGAAATATCCTGCATATG AATGGGAACTTCTACAGAATACACATTACCAAAGG ataaatctTGGGAATACAGTATGGGATTCTATTGACCCAGTTGCCTTTTTAACAGCAGTTGCCCCTTGTGGAGGAGCAATAG CTTTAACACGGTCGGAATCAAATATACATAAGAACTTTAAGTTTGAGGAGATACCGTTATATTCCATATGCATATTCAATTTGACAGGTAGACACTTACAAACGCTAACG TGGGATAAAGTTTCTATTGCTGGGATGGGATGGAATGATAATGAGGAACTGATTGTATTGTCGAAACAAGGTCAAGTTCGCATGTATAATCTTCTCGGCGAATTCCATCAGTACTCCATTGGGAAAGGAATCGAAAAAATTGGTGTCAAAGAATGTCGGTTTTCTTCAGGTGCTGTATTTGTTCGTTTGCAAgatgattcttttatttctctATCAGGTCTCGACGaaccaagaagaaaaaactttgCGAATATTCCTATTGAGTTGATGGATAGTGAGAAAATAAGTTCATGGAATTTAATTCCTAATCAGTTCTCTCTTGATTTGGGGTATGATGTGTTGGTGAGCATTGGTAACCAAATCCTTCAAATTGATGAGCAAGATGTCCAGGTTCACAAGATTCCATCTTCAGAACTGATACATCAATTTTCTGTGTCTCCTAATTCAAGATATATAGCTCTCtacgaagaaaaagggaaaatTCGCGTTATTTCGTCTGATTTTACAAAGATCCTCTTGGACTTCCAACTGCCATATACGATTTCCGAAGCTGtattaaaacaaatgacTTGGTGCAGTAATGACGCTGTTGTCCTCGTTCACGATAACCTTTTGACCCTCGTTGGTCCTTTTGGGGGTTCCGTTCCATTTTTGTATAATCATACTCCCATTGTCTTTTCTGAAATTGATGGTGTGAGAGttttaaataaagagaaGTGTGAATTTTTGCAAAGAGTTCCTTCGTCTTTGGAAAAGGTTTTTGAGATGCAATCCAGAAGCCCTGCTACCAGACTGGTGGAAGCTTCgcagaaaatgaaatccaAATCAGTTCTTGCGGAAAAGCtacttttggaaatgaaaaatgatATGCATGCGGCGGTCGATACTTGTACACAGGCTGCTCTTCATGAATTTTCCATCGAATggcaaaaagaattactAGAAGCTGCCTCTTTAGGAAAAAACACATTGACAGCTTTTAATCACCAGGAGTTTGTTGACATCTGCAAAGAAATACGCGTTCTAAATTCGGTTCGTTCTCCAAACATAGGCATTTACATTACACATGATCAACTTGAATATCTAGGTTTCGAGCGACTTATTCGAAGAATTTCCAGGAGAAAGCAATATGGAATTGCATCACAGGCAGCTCAATATTTAAGCTTACCGTGCGACTGGGTTTATATCGAATGGGCGCAAACATATCTCAAGCAATCAAACGAACCGGAAGATGTAGTGCTGAATAATATAGTGGACAGACTgtcgaaaagaaaatttatCTCTTACGAAAAGATTGCACGCACTGCTtatgaagaaggaagaatcatGCTATCTACCAAacttcttgattttgaacCGCTTGCCAATCATCAAGTTATGTTGCTGCTAAACATGGAGAGCTATGAACAAGCTATGAGTAGGGTCATTGAAACGTCTGATTATGAATTAATTCTGTACGTTATACTTCAAATAAAGCAACAGATGTCCATCGCCTcgttttttcaattattaAATACTCATCCCAATGCTGCTAATGTCTACGTTGAATTtgcaaagcaaaatgaTCGAAGAACACTTCATGACTTTTTTTACCAGGATGACGACCGTAAAGGTCTAGCAATGCTTGCTATTGAAGATACTTTGACAGTTAGTACTTCTAAGGAACGTATTGCCTCTTTACAAACAGCTAGAAAGGTATGCAAcgattcaaaagaattttcatTGGAAAGCAAATTATTAGACGAGCAAGTAAAACTCTTGCAGTTAGAGGAAGGTTATGAAAGCCAGCTTGCAAGTAACTTCGTGGGACTAACGATCAACGAATTAATTGTTAAACTGGTAGAGCTTAATCAGAACCAGAAGGCTTCAAAAATACGATCAGAGTTTGCCGTTCCCGAAAAAAGATTCACTTGGCTGAAGTTACGTGCTCTTGTCGCCATAAGAGACTGGCTTCAAATTGAACAATGGGCTGCATCTTTGCGTAGGTCACCGATCGGATTCGAACCTTTTGTGAATGAGATATTGAGTGCTGGAAACAAAAGGGAAGCAGCGAAATATATATCTCGTTGCACACAGATATCAAcccaagaaaaagttgatcTTTGGATACAAGTTGGTGATGTAAAAGGTGCTAGCGAGGAAGCcgcaaaagcaaaaagtgGTAATCTTCTTGGCGAACTTCTAGAACGAGTTCAAAACATGCCGGAAAGTCGACTTGTGCAAAATGCACTTGGTCAGTTACGACGCTAA
- the swd22 gene encoding mRNA cleavage and polyadenylation specificity factor complex, WD repeat protein Swd22, with the protein MDVNSLSTLKPAHSFRDNSIGSVLSSIDFDDKGEYLAAACSADGAVQIYDALNPKLAKIVFCPEMGLEIARFTHHSKNLLLSTKKTNNNLYYYSTFDDKLISTFPGHTERVTNLEVSPIEDLFVSTSYDKTLKLWDIHRTPRCLGSLDLPSAGLPAYDPTGLVFAVACHSLSCIFLYDARKYDTEPFSTFYINDSRYLSRFSFPPMMPEWRHMEFSNDGKFILLSTRANVHYVLDAFSGEIVSRLDGFQDLPSSESSLGSSVTFAPQAPFVIGAANEKTINVWNLKHPSHHKGKSNPPQRQIVSQSLVKPFLAKHNPRYHQFVTGGSQLVFWLPQEYE; encoded by the coding sequence ATGGACGTAAACTCACTATCTACACTGAAGCCGGCGCATTCATTTCGCGACAACTCGATTGGATCCGTACTAAGCAGTATTGATTTTGATGACAAAGGAGAATATTTAGCAGCAGCATGTTCTGCAGATGGAGCGGTGCAAATCTATGATGCtttaaatccaaaattggCGAAAATAGTCTTTTGTCCGGAAATGGGATTGGAAATTGCGCGGTTTACCCATCATTCCAAAAACCTGCTCTTATctaccaaaaaaacaaacaacaaTCTTTACTATTATTCTACATTTGATGACAAACTTATCTCTACTTTTCCAGGCCATACTGAACGTGTTACGAACTTGGAGGTGTCCCCAATTGAGGATCTGTTTGTGAGTACAAGTTACGATAAAACTCTTAAGCTGTGGGATATCCATCGTACACCTCGTTGTCTTGGATCATTGGACTTGCCTTCAGCGGGCTTACCTGCATATGATCCTACAGGACTTGTTTTCGCAGTAGCCTGTCATTCCTTGTCTTGCATTTTTCTATACGATGCTCGGAAATATGACACAGAACCCTTTTCTACGTTTTATATTAATGATTCTAGATACCTATCTCgattttctttccctcCTATGATGCCTGAATGGCGGCATATGGAGTTTTCCAACGATGGCAAGTTCATACTTTTGTCCACTCGTGCAAATGTACATTATGTTTTGGATGCATTTTCTGGAGAAATTGTTTCACGACTTGACGGGTTTCAAgatcttccttcttctgaaTCTTCCTTGGGTAGTTCTGTAACCTTTGCACCTCAAGCGCCTTTTGTAATTGGGGCTGCTAacgaaaaaacaatcaatgTTTGGAATCTCAAGCATCCGTCTCATCACAAGGGTAAGTCTAATCCACCACAGCGTCAAATCGTCTCCCAATCCCTCGTCAAGCCTTTCCTTGCTAAGCATAATCCCCGTTACCATCAATTCGTCACGGGTGGTTCACAACTAGTTTTCTGGCTTCCACAAGAATATGAGTAA